In Candidatus Binatus sp., the following are encoded in one genomic region:
- the cas2e gene encoding type I-E CRISPR-associated endoribonuclease Cas2e: MTVVVTRDVAARFRGFLASCMLEIGPGVYTAPRMTVAVRGRVWSVMQEWYAELGGGSILMTWLDPHAVGGQQIAVVGTPSYELFDRDGIFLALKRSSSIEDRED, from the coding sequence ATGACAGTAGTGGTGACCCGTGATGTAGCCGCGCGGTTCAGGGGTTTCCTGGCCTCGTGCATGCTCGAAATTGGCCCGGGAGTGTACACCGCCCCTCGAATGACGGTCGCGGTGCGCGGGCGGGTTTGGTCGGTGATGCAGGAATGGTACGCCGAACTCGGCGGCGGCAGCATCCTCATGACTTGGCTCGATCCGCACGCGGTGGGCGGACAGCAAATCGCGGTGGTCGGCACGCCGTCGTACGAATTGTTCGACCGTGACGGGATATTTCTGGCGCTGAAGCGTTCGTCCAGCATCGAAGACCGCGAAGACTGA